The following proteins are encoded in a genomic region of Takifugu rubripes chromosome 21, fTakRub1.2, whole genome shotgun sequence:
- the LOC101078354 gene encoding iron-sulfur cluster assembly 1 homolog, mitochondrial-like, whose amino-acid sequence MFARLFIRELIGLRACPSAARPIGERNAFLGAGARVQGNILNLSDDSLSFSVVRSSSKSNVRPPRAPLTLTPSAVNKIRLLLEEKPEYIGLKVGVKMRGCNGLTYTLDYTKEKLKSDEEVLQDGVRVFIDRKAQLTLLGTVMHFTETKLSSEFIFNNPNIKGMCGCGESFYV is encoded by the exons ATGTTTGCCCGGTTGTTTATTCGTGAGCTGATTGGCTTACGCGCCTGTCCATCAGCGGCTCGACCAATCGGAGAACGGAACGCATTCCTGGGGGCGGGCGCACGTGTGCAGGGCAATATTTTGAATCTATCCGACGACAGTTTGTCTTTCTCCGTGGTTCGATCCTCCAGCAAAAGCAACGTCAGACCTCCAAGAGCACCTCTGACATTG ACTCCATCAGCTGTGAACAAAATCAGGTTGCTTTTGGAGGAAAAGCCTGAATAT ATTGGTTTAAAGGTTGGAGTGAAAATGCGTGGCTGTAATGGCCTCACGTACACGCTAGACTACACCAAGGAGAAACTAAAGTCTGATGAAGAAGTCCTGCAGGATG GTGTGAGGGTGTTCATCGACAGGAAAGCTCAGCTGACCCTTCTTGGGACCGTGATGCACTTTACAGAGACAAAGCTGTCCAGCGAGTTCATATTTAATAATCCCAACATCAAGGGAATGTGCGGCTGCGGCGAGAGCTTCTACGTATGA